From the genome of Excalfactoria chinensis isolate bCotChi1 chromosome 14, bCotChi1.hap2, whole genome shotgun sequence, one region includes:
- the MAP2K3 gene encoding dual specificity mitogen-activated protein kinase kinase 3 isoform X4 gives MAVKRIRATVNTQEQKRLLMDLDISMRTVDCFYTVTFYGALFREGDVWICMELMDTSLDKFYKKVLEKKKTIPEDILGKMAVSIVRALEHLHSKLSVIHRDVKPSNVLINKEGHVKMCDFGISGYLVDSVAKTMDAGCKPYMAPERINPELNQKGYNVKSDVWSLGITMIELAILRFPYESWGTPFQQLKQVVEEPSPQLPAERFSKEFVDFTAQCLRKNPAERMNYLELMEHPFFTLHDTKETDMASFVTEILGEDS, from the exons ATGGCCGTGAAG AGGATTCGTGCCACAGTAAACACTCAGGAGCAGAAGAGGCTGTTGATGGACTTGGATATCTCCATGAGGACGGTTGACTGCTTCTACACCGTCACTTTCTATGGAGCCCTATTCCGAGAG GGTGACGTGTGGATCTGCATGGAGCTCATGGATACTTCCTTGGATAAATTCTACAAGAAAgtactggagaaaaagaaaaccatcccGGAAGACATCTTGGGGAAAATGGCAGTGTCT ATTGTACGAGCTCTGGAGCATCTGCACAGTAAACTGTCCGTAATCCACAGAG ATGTGAAGCCTTCCAATGTGCTCATCAACAAGGAGGGACATGTGAAGATGTGTGACTTTGGGATCAGTGGCTATTTGGTGGACTCAGTGGCGAAGACGATGGATGCTGGCTGCAAACCATACATGGCT ccaGAAAGAATAAATCCTGAGCTGAACCAGAAGGGCTACAATGTGAAATCTGATGTCTGGAGTCTGGGGATCACAATG ATCGAGTTGGCCATCCTCCGTTTCCCCTACGAGTCCTGGGGCACCCCGttccagcagctgaagcaggTGGTGGAGGAGCCCTCACCACAGCTGCCCGCCGAGCGCTTCTCCAAGGAGTTTGTGGACTTCACGGCACAGTG tttaAGGAAGAACCCCGCTGAGAGAATGAACTATTTAGAACTTATG GAGCACCCCTTCTTCACCCTACACGACACCAAAGAGACTGACATGGCCTCCTTCGTGACAGAGATCCTCGGGGAGGACTCTTAA